A single genomic interval of Calypte anna isolate BGI_N300 chromosome 3, bCalAnn1_v1.p, whole genome shotgun sequence harbors:
- the TMEM63A gene encoding CSC1-like protein 1 isoform X3, whose amino-acid sequence MIGDDEIHERCGEDAIHYLAFQRHIICLLIAISILSVCIILPVNLSGDLLDKDPYSFGRTTIVNLQIGNNLLWLHTVFAVFYLILTVVFMRHHMKYVTYKEENLVKCTLFVSGLPKNAKEETIQGHFSSAYPTCTVLEVQLCYDVAKLIYLSKKRKQAEKSLTYYEHLHQKYGKRVQVNPKPCGQFCCCEMRGCEKEDAVDYYTKVRNELMEEYSKEEQAVHNNPLGMAFVTFQEKSMATYILKDFNACKCQSIKCKGEPQPSSYSRELCVSNWEVTYAPYPENICWKNLSVRGLKWWFRWACINLLLFIVLFFLTTPSIIISTMDKFNVTKPIHYLNNPVISQFFPTLLLWSFSALLPTIVYYSTLLESHWTKSAENRIMMHKIYIFLIFMVLILPSLGLTSLDFFFRWLFDRESSDSAVRLECVFLPDQGAFFVNYVIASAFIGNGMELLRLPGLILYTIRMIMAKSTAERKNIKQQQAFEYEFGAMYAWMLCVFTVIMAYSITCPIIVPFGLIYILLKHMVDRYNLYYAYLPAKLEKKMHIAAVNQALAAPILCLFWLYFYSFLRLGFKAPTTMFTFLVVNITIVICLAYTCFGCFKYLSPLNYKIEDAQGEKGNDTDVPTIPTSSMYVPHVLHPPSTERTVFACKEQQSYGSMDNTASQAEDAINYSARPAIAEQS is encoded by the exons ATGATAGG TGATGATGAGATTCATGAGAGATGTGGTGAAGATGCAATACATTACCTTGCCTTCCAGCGTCACATCATCTGTTTGTTGATTGCTATCAGCATTTTGTCTGTGTGTATCATATTGCCTGTGAACCTATCTGGTGATCTACTTG aTAAAGATCCCTATAGTTTTGGAAGAACAACTATAGTAAACTTACAAATTGG TAATAATCTTCTTTGGCTGCACAcagtttttgctgttttttaccTGATTCTGACTGTTGTCTTCATGAGACATCACATGAAGTATGTGacatataaagaagaaaacttg GTTAAATGCACATTGTTTGTAAGTGGTCTtccaaaaaatgcaaaagaagagACAATACAAGGCCATTTCAG TTCTGCCTACCCCACCTGCACTGTACTGGAGGTCCAGCTATGCTATGATGTAGCCAAGCTTATTTATCTCTCAAAAAAAAG aaaacaggcagaaaaaagcCTAACTTACTATGAGCACCTGCATCAGAAGTATGGCAAGCGGGTTCAAGTCAACCCTAAGCCATGTGGTCAGTTCTGCTGTTGTGAAATGAGAGGATGTGAAAAG GAAGATGCTGTAGATTATTATACCAAGGTTAGAAATGAACTGATGGAAGAATATTCAAAAGAGGAGCAAGCTGTTCATAATAACCCACTGGGAATGGCTTTCGTAACATTTCAAGAGAAATCCATGGCAACCTA TATCCTTAAGGATTTCAATGCCTGCAAATGTCAGAGTATTAAATGTAAAGGAGAACCCCAACCATCATCCTacagcagggagctgtgtgtATCAAACTGGGAGGTTACATATGCTCCTTATCCTGAGAATATTTGTTG gaaaaatctTTCCGTGCGTGGACTGAAATGGTGGTTTAGATGGGCTTGCATTAACTTACTACTTTTTAttgtgctgttttttcttaCTACTCCTTCCATAATCATCTCAACCATGGATAAGTTCAATGTCACAAAACCTATTCACTACCTTAAT AATCCCGTCATCAGTCAGTTTTTCCCCACACTCTTACTGTGGTCCTTTTCAGCTTTGCTACCAACAATTGTCTATTACTCAACTTTGCTGGAGTCCCACTGGACAAA GTCTGCAGAGAACAGAATAATGATGCATAAAATCTACATATTTTTGATCTTCATGGTATTGATTCTGCCCTCCCTTGGTCTCACCAG ccttgatttttttttccgtTGGCTGTTTGACAGAGAATCCTCTGATTCTGCAGTCAGGCTGGA ATGTGTCTTCTTGCCTGACCAGGGAGCTTTCTTTGTGAACTATGTGATTGCTTCTGCGTTCATTGGCaatgggatggagctgctgcgCCTGCCTGGCCTCATCCTTTACACCATACGCATGATAATGGCCAAGTccacagcagaaaggaaaaatattaaacag CAACAAGCATTTGAATATGAATTTGGAGCAATGTATGCCTGGATGTTGTGTGTGTTCACTGTCATCATGGCTTATAGCATTACATGTCCCATCATTGTCCCGTTCG gTTTAATATACATACTCCTGAAGCACATGGTTGACCGCTATAACCTTTACTATGCCTATCTCCCTGCCAAGCTGGAGAAAAAGATGCACATTGCAGCTGTGAATCAGGCCCTTGCAGCTCcaattctttgccttttctggctctatttttactcatttttgcGGCTAG GCTTTAAAGCACCTACAACCATGTTTACCTTCCTGGTTGTCAACATCACAATTGTTATTTGCTTGGCTTATACCTGTTTTGGCTGTTTCAAGTACCTGAGTCCACTGAATTATAAG ATAGAAGATGCACAaggtgaaaaaggaaatgaCACAGATGTACCAACCATCCCAACATCTTCT ATGTACGTCCCCCACGTTTTGCATCCTCCTTCTACAGAAAGGACGGTATTTGCTTGCAAGGAGCAGCAGTCTTATGGCTCCATGGACAACACTGCTTCACAGGCAGAAGATGCCATCAACTATTCTGCTCGACCTGCAATTGCTGAGCAGTCATAA
- the LEFTY1 gene encoding left-right determination factor 1 has translation MDTSFTWMLCVLCMAVMVQAFSQEGFKEVLLKQLGLSEVPKFHKRDLMDLVIPDHVKNKYFSMLKHQRVKRRALPSLAGILRGIPGNAEVLYSDTTTRQNLIFDMEGRIPKNSEVTMAELKLFKKPVDRANLPAKQSHRPVSSARVSVYWVHQQQDGTNRTSLIDSRLVRIHESGWKNFDVTQAVRYWLQNKRREPMFLEVWIEGERVGSHASEMAKAVHFISQDPKDKALAKPELVLYTLNLEDYGGPGDCTEDMVTGKSSCCRQKHYINFRELAWMQYWIIEPAGYQAYQCSGGCLHPPSPLQPFSYGEHTCSVAESSPLPIMYLVKRGNYTEIEAAEFPNMIVEKCSCITDGMALM, from the exons ATGGACACAAGCTTCACCTGGATGCTCTGTGTCCTCTGCATGGCTGTCATGGTCCAAGCGTTTAGCCAGGAAGGGTTCAAGGAGGTGTTGCTGAAGCAGCTGGGGCTCTCTGAGGTCCCTAAATTCCATAAGAGAGACTTGATGGATTTGGTTATCCCAGACCATGTAAAGAACAAATACTTCTCCATGCTGAAGCACCAGAGGGTGAAGCGCCGAGCTTTGCCGAGCCTGGCTGGCATCCTCAGGGGGATCCCTGGCAATGCAG AAGTCCTCTACTCTGACACCACCACACGCCAGAACCTGATCTTTGATATGGAGGGCAGAATACCTAAAAACAGTGAAGTGACAATGGCTGAACTGAAACTTTTCAAAAAACCTGTGGACAGAGCCAACCTGCCTGCCAAGCAGTCTCACAGGCCTGTTTCCAGTGCCAGAGTCAGCGTGTACTGGGtccaccagcagcaggatggtACCAACAGGACCTCCCTGATAGACTCCAG GCTGGTTCGTATACATGAGTCAGGCTGGAAGAACTTTGATGTGACACAGGCTGTGCGTTACTGGCTGCAAAACAAGAGGCGGGAGCCAATGTTCCTGGAAGTCTGGATTGAAGGAGAAAGGGTAGGCAGCCATGCATCAGAAATGGCTAAAGCTGTGCATTTCATCTCTCAGGACCCGAAGGATAAAGCCCTAGCCAAGCCTGAACTCGTACTTTACACCCTAAACTTGGAAGACTATGG GGGTCCTGGGGACTGCACAGAAGACATGGTGACAGGGAAGTCCTCCTGCTGCCGACAGAAACACTACATCAACTTCCGTGAGCTTGCCTGGATGCAGTACTGGATCATTGAGCCAGCAGGCTACCAGGCTTACCAGTGCTCAGGGGGCTGCCTgcatccccccagccccctgcagccCTTTAGCTATGGGGAGCACACCTGCAGTGTGGCAGAGAGCTCCCCACTCCCCATCATGTACCTGGTCAAGAGGGGTAACTACACTGAGATAGAGGCAGCTGAGTTTCCCAACATGATCGTTGAGAAGTGCAGCTGCATCACGGATGGCATGGCACTCATGTGA
- the TMEM63A gene encoding CSC1-like protein 1 isoform X1, with amino-acid sequence MNPFFFLGFGHSHLVYFWNISVPFNSTNDTYCYSTARGSTVLQGITFGGIPTVLLLDVAFFFILILLFSIIRKRFWDYGRVALVSEVESESRYSRLSTSSSVPEDLEYDRGFCSWVTAAFRMHDDEIHERCGEDAIHYLAFQRHIICLLIAISILSVCIILPVNLSGDLLDKDPYSFGRTTIVNLQIGNNLLWLHTVFAVFYLILTVVFMRHHMKYVTYKEENLVKCTLFVSGLPKNAKEETIQGHFSSAYPTCTVLEVQLCYDVAKLIYLSKKRKQAEKSLTYYEHLHQKYGKRVQVNPKPCGQFCCCEMRGCEKEDAVDYYTKVRNELMEEYSKEEQAVHNNPLGMAFVTFQEKSMATYILKDFNACKCQSIKCKGEPQPSSYSRELCVSNWEVTYAPYPENICWKNLSVRGLKWWFRWACINLLLFIVLFFLTTPSIIISTMDKFNVTKPIHYLNNPVISQFFPTLLLWSFSALLPTIVYYSTLLESHWTKSAENRIMMHKIYIFLIFMVLILPSLGLTSLDFFFRWLFDRESSDSAVRLECVFLPDQGAFFVNYVIASAFIGNGMELLRLPGLILYTIRMIMAKSTAERKNIKQQQAFEYEFGAMYAWMLCVFTVIMAYSITCPIIVPFGLIYILLKHMVDRYNLYYAYLPAKLEKKMHIAAVNQALAAPILCLFWLYFYSFLRLGFKAPTTMFTFLVVNITIVICLAYTCFGCFKYLSPLNYKIEDAQGEKGNDTDVPTIPTSSMYVPHVLHPPSTERTVFACKEQQSYGSMDNTASQAEDAINYSARPAIAEQS; translated from the exons atgaaccctttcttttttctgggttttggaCATTCTCATCTAGTCTACTTCTGGAATATAAGCGTACCTTTCAACTCAACAAATGATACATACTGCTACAGCACTGCCCGGGGCAGTACGGTGCTCCAAGGAATAACTTTTGGTGGAATCCCAACTGTCCTCCTGCTTGATGTAGCCTTCTTTTTT ataTTGATATTACTGTTTTCCATTATAAGAAAGAGATTCTGGGACTACGGTCGTGTTGCTCTGGTATCAGAAGTTGAAAG CGAATCAAGATACAGCCGGTTGTCAACATCTTCATCAGTACCTGAAGATCTTGAGTATGATAGG GGGTTTTGCTCTTGGGTGACAGCTGCTTTTCGGATGCA TGATGATGAGATTCATGAGAGATGTGGTGAAGATGCAATACATTACCTTGCCTTCCAGCGTCACATCATCTGTTTGTTGATTGCTATCAGCATTTTGTCTGTGTGTATCATATTGCCTGTGAACCTATCTGGTGATCTACTTG aTAAAGATCCCTATAGTTTTGGAAGAACAACTATAGTAAACTTACAAATTGG TAATAATCTTCTTTGGCTGCACAcagtttttgctgttttttaccTGATTCTGACTGTTGTCTTCATGAGACATCACATGAAGTATGTGacatataaagaagaaaacttg GTTAAATGCACATTGTTTGTAAGTGGTCTtccaaaaaatgcaaaagaagagACAATACAAGGCCATTTCAG TTCTGCCTACCCCACCTGCACTGTACTGGAGGTCCAGCTATGCTATGATGTAGCCAAGCTTATTTATCTCTCAAAAAAAAG aaaacaggcagaaaaaagcCTAACTTACTATGAGCACCTGCATCAGAAGTATGGCAAGCGGGTTCAAGTCAACCCTAAGCCATGTGGTCAGTTCTGCTGTTGTGAAATGAGAGGATGTGAAAAG GAAGATGCTGTAGATTATTATACCAAGGTTAGAAATGAACTGATGGAAGAATATTCAAAAGAGGAGCAAGCTGTTCATAATAACCCACTGGGAATGGCTTTCGTAACATTTCAAGAGAAATCCATGGCAACCTA TATCCTTAAGGATTTCAATGCCTGCAAATGTCAGAGTATTAAATGTAAAGGAGAACCCCAACCATCATCCTacagcagggagctgtgtgtATCAAACTGGGAGGTTACATATGCTCCTTATCCTGAGAATATTTGTTG gaaaaatctTTCCGTGCGTGGACTGAAATGGTGGTTTAGATGGGCTTGCATTAACTTACTACTTTTTAttgtgctgttttttcttaCTACTCCTTCCATAATCATCTCAACCATGGATAAGTTCAATGTCACAAAACCTATTCACTACCTTAAT AATCCCGTCATCAGTCAGTTTTTCCCCACACTCTTACTGTGGTCCTTTTCAGCTTTGCTACCAACAATTGTCTATTACTCAACTTTGCTGGAGTCCCACTGGACAAA GTCTGCAGAGAACAGAATAATGATGCATAAAATCTACATATTTTTGATCTTCATGGTATTGATTCTGCCCTCCCTTGGTCTCACCAG ccttgatttttttttccgtTGGCTGTTTGACAGAGAATCCTCTGATTCTGCAGTCAGGCTGGA ATGTGTCTTCTTGCCTGACCAGGGAGCTTTCTTTGTGAACTATGTGATTGCTTCTGCGTTCATTGGCaatgggatggagctgctgcgCCTGCCTGGCCTCATCCTTTACACCATACGCATGATAATGGCCAAGTccacagcagaaaggaaaaatattaaacag CAACAAGCATTTGAATATGAATTTGGAGCAATGTATGCCTGGATGTTGTGTGTGTTCACTGTCATCATGGCTTATAGCATTACATGTCCCATCATTGTCCCGTTCG gTTTAATATACATACTCCTGAAGCACATGGTTGACCGCTATAACCTTTACTATGCCTATCTCCCTGCCAAGCTGGAGAAAAAGATGCACATTGCAGCTGTGAATCAGGCCCTTGCAGCTCcaattctttgccttttctggctctatttttactcatttttgcGGCTAG GCTTTAAAGCACCTACAACCATGTTTACCTTCCTGGTTGTCAACATCACAATTGTTATTTGCTTGGCTTATACCTGTTTTGGCTGTTTCAAGTACCTGAGTCCACTGAATTATAAG ATAGAAGATGCACAaggtgaaaaaggaaatgaCACAGATGTACCAACCATCCCAACATCTTCT ATGTACGTCCCCCACGTTTTGCATCCTCCTTCTACAGAAAGGACGGTATTTGCTTGCAAGGAGCAGCAGTCTTATGGCTCCATGGACAACACTGCTTCACAGGCAGAAGATGCCATCAACTATTCTGCTCGACCTGCAATTGCTGAGCAGTCATAA
- the TMEM63A gene encoding CSC1-like protein 1 isoform X2: MNPFFFLGFGHSHLVYFWNISVPFNSTNDTYCYSTARGSTVLQGITFGGIPTVLLLDVAFFFILILLFSIIRKRFWDYGRVALVSEVESESRYSRLSTSSSVPEDLEYDRGFCSWVTAAFRMHDDEIHERCGEDAIHYLAFQRHIICLLIAISILSVCIILPVNLSGDLLDKDPYSFGRTTIVNLQIGNNLLWLHTVFAVFYLILTVVFMRHHMKYVTYKEENLVKCTLFVSGLPKNAKEETIQGHFSSAYPTCTVLEVQLCYDVAKLIYLSKKRKQAEKSLTYYEHLHQKYGKRVQVNPKPCGQFCCCEMRGCEKEDAVDYYTKVRNELMEEYSKEEQAVHNNPLGMAFVTFQEKSMATYILKDFNACKCQSIKCKGEPQPSSYSRELCVSNWEVTYAPYPENICWKNLSVRGLKWWFRWACINLLLFIVLFFLTTPSIIISTMDKFNVTKPIHYLNNPVISQFFPTLLLWSFSALLPTIVYYSTLLESHWTKSAENRIMMHKIYIFLIFMVLILPSLGLTSLDFFFRWLFDRESSDSAVRLECVFLPDQGAFFVNYVIASAFIGNGMELLRLPGLILYTIRMIMAKSTAERKNIKQQQAFEYEFGAMYAWMLCVFTVIMAYSITCPIIVPFGLIYILLKHMVDRYNLYYAYLPAKLEKKMHIAAVNQALAAPILCLFWLYFYSFLRLGFKAPTTMFTFLVVNITIVICLAYTCFGCFKYLSPLNYKIEDAQGEKGNDTDVPTIPTSSVRNVRPPRFASSFYRKDGICLQGAAVLWLHGQHCFTGRRCHQLFCSTCNC; this comes from the exons atgaaccctttcttttttctgggttttggaCATTCTCATCTAGTCTACTTCTGGAATATAAGCGTACCTTTCAACTCAACAAATGATACATACTGCTACAGCACTGCCCGGGGCAGTACGGTGCTCCAAGGAATAACTTTTGGTGGAATCCCAACTGTCCTCCTGCTTGATGTAGCCTTCTTTTTT ataTTGATATTACTGTTTTCCATTATAAGAAAGAGATTCTGGGACTACGGTCGTGTTGCTCTGGTATCAGAAGTTGAAAG CGAATCAAGATACAGCCGGTTGTCAACATCTTCATCAGTACCTGAAGATCTTGAGTATGATAGG GGGTTTTGCTCTTGGGTGACAGCTGCTTTTCGGATGCA TGATGATGAGATTCATGAGAGATGTGGTGAAGATGCAATACATTACCTTGCCTTCCAGCGTCACATCATCTGTTTGTTGATTGCTATCAGCATTTTGTCTGTGTGTATCATATTGCCTGTGAACCTATCTGGTGATCTACTTG aTAAAGATCCCTATAGTTTTGGAAGAACAACTATAGTAAACTTACAAATTGG TAATAATCTTCTTTGGCTGCACAcagtttttgctgttttttaccTGATTCTGACTGTTGTCTTCATGAGACATCACATGAAGTATGTGacatataaagaagaaaacttg GTTAAATGCACATTGTTTGTAAGTGGTCTtccaaaaaatgcaaaagaagagACAATACAAGGCCATTTCAG TTCTGCCTACCCCACCTGCACTGTACTGGAGGTCCAGCTATGCTATGATGTAGCCAAGCTTATTTATCTCTCAAAAAAAAG aaaacaggcagaaaaaagcCTAACTTACTATGAGCACCTGCATCAGAAGTATGGCAAGCGGGTTCAAGTCAACCCTAAGCCATGTGGTCAGTTCTGCTGTTGTGAAATGAGAGGATGTGAAAAG GAAGATGCTGTAGATTATTATACCAAGGTTAGAAATGAACTGATGGAAGAATATTCAAAAGAGGAGCAAGCTGTTCATAATAACCCACTGGGAATGGCTTTCGTAACATTTCAAGAGAAATCCATGGCAACCTA TATCCTTAAGGATTTCAATGCCTGCAAATGTCAGAGTATTAAATGTAAAGGAGAACCCCAACCATCATCCTacagcagggagctgtgtgtATCAAACTGGGAGGTTACATATGCTCCTTATCCTGAGAATATTTGTTG gaaaaatctTTCCGTGCGTGGACTGAAATGGTGGTTTAGATGGGCTTGCATTAACTTACTACTTTTTAttgtgctgttttttcttaCTACTCCTTCCATAATCATCTCAACCATGGATAAGTTCAATGTCACAAAACCTATTCACTACCTTAAT AATCCCGTCATCAGTCAGTTTTTCCCCACACTCTTACTGTGGTCCTTTTCAGCTTTGCTACCAACAATTGTCTATTACTCAACTTTGCTGGAGTCCCACTGGACAAA GTCTGCAGAGAACAGAATAATGATGCATAAAATCTACATATTTTTGATCTTCATGGTATTGATTCTGCCCTCCCTTGGTCTCACCAG ccttgatttttttttccgtTGGCTGTTTGACAGAGAATCCTCTGATTCTGCAGTCAGGCTGGA ATGTGTCTTCTTGCCTGACCAGGGAGCTTTCTTTGTGAACTATGTGATTGCTTCTGCGTTCATTGGCaatgggatggagctgctgcgCCTGCCTGGCCTCATCCTTTACACCATACGCATGATAATGGCCAAGTccacagcagaaaggaaaaatattaaacag CAACAAGCATTTGAATATGAATTTGGAGCAATGTATGCCTGGATGTTGTGTGTGTTCACTGTCATCATGGCTTATAGCATTACATGTCCCATCATTGTCCCGTTCG gTTTAATATACATACTCCTGAAGCACATGGTTGACCGCTATAACCTTTACTATGCCTATCTCCCTGCCAAGCTGGAGAAAAAGATGCACATTGCAGCTGTGAATCAGGCCCTTGCAGCTCcaattctttgccttttctggctctatttttactcatttttgcGGCTAG GCTTTAAAGCACCTACAACCATGTTTACCTTCCTGGTTGTCAACATCACAATTGTTATTTGCTTGGCTTATACCTGTTTTGGCTGTTTCAAGTACCTGAGTCCACTGAATTATAAG ATAGAAGATGCACAaggtgaaaaaggaaatgaCACAGATGTACCAACCATCCCAACATCTTCTGTAAGAA ATGTACGTCCCCCACGTTTTGCATCCTCCTTCTACAGAAAGGACGGTATTTGCTTGCAAGGAGCAGCAGTCTTATGGCTCCATGGACAACACTGCTTCACAGGCAGAAGATGCCATCAACTATTCTGCTCGACCTGCAATTGCTGA